From one Solanum lycopersicum chromosome 12, SLM_r2.1 genomic stretch:
- the LOC101260913 gene encoding probable LRR receptor-like serine/threonine-protein kinase At1g63430 — MSITRGEMRNWVLIGVLVTVGLVFLKCDAFPANEVHALNNFREAIYEDPHLVFSNWNAVDSDPCGWSGIFCSMAQDHVIKINISGASLKGFISPNLHLISYLEELILHGNVLIGTIPKEIGLLKNLKVLDLGSNQLAGPIPLELGNLSNIIKINLQSNGLTGKLPSELGKLIYIQELRLDRNKLKGPLPASNGSNFTSSAYGMNASGAKPTGLCRLSQLRVADFSFNFFFGSIPKCLDYLSKTSFQGNCLQAKDPRQRSTALCGGTPPAKSNPAQSNNKHRTVDGRDKHKSASKPTWLFVLELVTGVIAGSLFLVAILAAIQKCKNRSSIIIPWKKSASMKDHLKDHMEVYVDTEMLKDVVRYSRQELEVACEDFSNIIGSSPDSLVYKGTVKGGPELAVISICVKEEQWNTFLEVYFQKEVAELARINHENTAKLLGYCRESSPFTRMLVFEYASNGTLYEHLHYGEGCQLSWTRRMKIVLGIAKGLKYLHSELDPPFTISELNSNAVYLTEDFSPKLVDFESWKTTFARSEKNSGAISGEGTMCVLPNSLQSRHLDMQGNIYAFGVLLLEIISGRPPYCKDKGCLVDWAKEFLELPEVLPYVVDPELKHFRYEDLKVISEVVNLCICPNSSSRTSMKDLCAMLESDIDTSITAELKASSLAWAELALSS, encoded by the exons ATGAGTATAACAAGAGGAGAAATGAGAAATTGGGTTTTAATTGGAGTTTTAGTGACTGTTGGGCTGGTTTTTCTGAAATGTGATGCTTTTCCAGCTAATGAAG TTCATGCTCTAAATAACTTCAGGGAAGCTATATATGAAGATCCGCATCTGGTATTCTCAAATTGGAATGCCGTAGATTCAGATCCTTGTGGATGGTCTGGAATTTTTTGCTCAATGGCACAAGATCATGTCATAAAAAT TAACATTTCTGGTGCTTCTTTGAAGGGTTTTATTTCGCCGAATTTGCATTTGATTTCTTATTTGGAAGAACT GATATTGCATGGAAATGTACTGATTGGTACAATACCGAAGGAGATTGGCttgttgaaaaatttaaaggtcTTGGATTTGGGTTCTAATCAGCTCGCAGGACCAATTCCTCTCGAGCTTGGCAATTTGTCAAACATTATAAAGAT AAACCTTCAATCCAATGGATTAACAGGTAAATTGCCCTCTGAGCTCGGTAAATTGATATACATTCAGGAACTTCGTCTGGACAGAAATAAGCTCAAAGGACCACTTCCTGCCAGTAATGGCTCAAATTTTACATCCAGTGCTTATGGGAT GAATGCCTCTGGTGCCAAACCTACTGGTCTTTGTCGTTTATCTCAACTGAGAGTTGCTGATTTCTCCTTCAACTTCTTCTTTGGTAGCATACCGAAGTGTCTGGATTACCTTTCAAA AACTAGCTTTCAAGGAAATTGCCTTCAAGCAAAAGATCCCAGGCAGCGTTCTACTGCTTTATGTG GAGGCACTCCACCTGCCAAAAGCAATCCAGCACAGAGCAATAATAAGCACCGGACTGTTGATGGAAGAGACAAACATAAGTCTGCTTCAAAACCTACCTGGCTTTTTGTGTTAGAACTGGTAACTGGAGTTATTGCAGGTTCTCTCTTCCTTGTGGCTATTCTGGCTGCCATTCAGAAGTGTAAGAACAGATCTTCAATTATCATCCCTTGGAAGAAATCAGCAAGTATGAAAGACCATTTGAAAGACCATATGGAAGTTTATGTAG ATACTGAGATGCTTAAGGACGTTGTAAGATATAGCAGACAAGAACTTGAGGTAGCTTGTGAAGACTTCAGCAACATTATTGGATCCTCACCAGACAGCTTGGTCTATAAAGGAACTGTGAAAGGCGGACCTGAATTAGCTGTAATTTCCATTTGTGTCAAAGAAGAGCAGTGGAACACCTTTCTAGAGGTTTATTTTCAGAAAGAG GTAGCAGAATTGGCCAGAATAAATCATGAGAACACTGCAAAACTTCTAGGTTACTGCAGAGAGAGCAGTCCCTTCACAAGGATGTTGGTGTTCGAGTATGCATCTAACGGGACTTTATATGAACACCTCCATT ATGGAGAAGGATGCCAACTTTCTTGGACGCGGCGAATGAAAATAGTTCTTGGCATCGCTAAAGGACTGAAATATCTCCATTCAGAACTTGATCCCCCATTCACTATATCAGAACTGAATTCAAATGCTGTGTATCTCACAGAAGATTTTTCTCCCAAG CTTGTTGATTTTGAAAGTTGGAAAACAACATTTGCCAGATCAGAAAAGAACTCGGGTGCTATCAGTGGTGAAGGAACAATGTGTGTCCTTCCAAATTCTCTACAGAGCCGTCATCTTGACATGCAGGGTAACATCTATGCATTTGGAGTACTACTGCTTGAAATAATCAGCGGAAGACCTCCATATTGCAAAGACAAAGGGTGCTTAGTAGATTGG GCCAAAGAATTCCTTGAATTGCCAGAGGTATTGCCATATGTTGTAGATCCCGAGTTGAAACATTTCAGATACGAAGACCTTAAAGTGATATCTGAAGTGGTCAATCTCTGTATCTGCCCAAATTCGAGTAGCAGGACTTCGATGAAAGATTTGTGCGCTATGCTGGAGAGTGATATAGACACATCCATAACTGCAGAGCTCAAGGCATCGTCTTTAGCATGGGCTGAGCTTGCACTCTCATCCTAA